The following coding sequences lie in one Tichowtungia aerotolerans genomic window:
- a CDS encoding IS110 family RNA-guided transposase yields MKKYELAKEDMALCYEAGPTGFVLARRLIKLGFECIVVAPSKIPTQSGDRVKTDRRDARKLARPYRAGELEGIHILSVEDEVIRDVCRGRTDAVNSMARTKKQLLSFLLRNGYRYKGKAHWGEPHMRYLRELVLADPAQKVVLEEYLQRIDFAVKQVERIDGQMEALLQTWSRKPLVEALMGFKGFKRTAAMVIVSEIGHFGRFEHPKQLMAYLGLVPSEDSSGGRRRQGSITKCGNSHARWMLVESAEHYRKPPKIAKGLSVRQEGLSREVKIISWHAQNRLNKRWNKLIFRGMHPNKIRVAVARELSSYIWDLAKIVG; encoded by the coding sequence ATGAAAAAGTATGAGCTGGCGAAGGAGGATATGGCGCTGTGCTACGAGGCGGGACCGACAGGGTTCGTACTGGCAAGACGTCTTATTAAACTGGGGTTTGAGTGCATTGTGGTTGCGCCGTCGAAGATCCCGACGCAGTCCGGCGATCGGGTCAAGACGGACCGACGCGACGCCCGCAAGCTCGCACGGCCCTATCGTGCCGGCGAGTTGGAAGGCATTCATATTCTTTCCGTCGAAGACGAGGTGATCCGCGATGTATGCCGGGGACGAACCGATGCGGTCAACTCCATGGCCCGGACGAAGAAACAGCTGCTCTCCTTTTTGCTTCGGAATGGATACCGCTACAAAGGGAAAGCTCATTGGGGCGAGCCGCACATGCGTTACCTGCGGGAACTTGTACTGGCCGATCCAGCGCAAAAAGTGGTTCTGGAAGAGTATCTTCAACGGATCGATTTTGCAGTCAAACAGGTCGAACGCATTGACGGGCAGATGGAAGCCCTTTTACAGACCTGGTCTCGCAAGCCACTGGTCGAAGCTCTAATGGGGTTCAAGGGTTTTAAACGAACAGCGGCGATGGTGATCGTCAGCGAAATCGGACACTTTGGTCGATTCGAACATCCCAAACAGCTAATGGCCTATCTCGGGCTGGTTCCATCGGAGGACTCCTCCGGTGGCCGAAGACGACAGGGCTCCATTACCAAGTGCGGCAACTCTCACGCGCGTTGGATGCTGGTTGAATCAGCCGAGCATTATCGAAAGCCGCCCAAAATAGCCAAAGGACTCTCCGTGCGTCAGGAAGGGCTTTCTCGGGAGGTGAAAATCATCAGCTGGCATGCCCAGAATCGATTAAACAAACGCTGGAATAAACTGATCTTCCGGGGAATGCACCCGAACAAAATCCGGGTTGCCGTTGCCCGTGAACTCTCCTCATATATTTGGGATCTGGCGAAGATCGTCGGATAA
- a CDS encoding SixA phosphatase family protein: MKTLILVRHGEFMHKDPFVPDIGRPMTRKGRRDLQAVAARFAELNIVPDLIVTSPARRTGETAEIFGRKVGLSRDQMQVNEDLFEAEKREILRVVHLLDDKLDTVMLVGHDPAMSSMLHHLVNADVYKLKFASFAVLNISGRWRDASFGRAELVHLDVPRPVPVKIGWREKLACWKRERIQKLEVFSVFMVCLLLILAAVAAMIYFTAHKASGGTP; encoded by the coding sequence ATGAAAACACTGATTCTGGTTCGACATGGCGAGTTTATGCACAAAGATCCTTTTGTGCCCGATATCGGCCGTCCGATGACGCGCAAAGGCCGTCGTGACCTGCAGGCCGTGGCCGCCCGGTTTGCCGAACTGAATATTGTGCCGGACCTGATTGTCACCAGCCCGGCCCGCCGGACCGGTGAAACCGCTGAGATTTTCGGCAGAAAGGTGGGGCTTTCGCGCGATCAGATGCAGGTGAATGAAGACCTGTTCGAAGCGGAGAAACGGGAAATCCTGCGGGTTGTCCATCTCCTGGATGACAAACTGGATACGGTCATGCTGGTTGGGCACGATCCCGCCATGAGTTCCATGCTGCATCACCTTGTGAATGCGGATGTCTACAAGCTGAAGTTTGCATCTTTTGCTGTGCTGAATATTTCAGGCCGGTGGCGCGATGCATCCTTCGGGCGTGCCGAACTTGTACATCTGGATGTTCCCAGGCCGGTGCCGGTGAAAATCGGCTGGCGCGAAAAGCTGGCTTGCTGGAAGCGTGAGCGGATCCAGAAGCTTGAGGTGTTTTCTGTTTTTATGGTGTGTCTGCTGCTGATTCTGGCGGCTGTCGCGGCGATGATCTATTTCACGGCGCATAAAGCCTCCGGCGGCACGCCTTAG